gTTATTATTAGGAATATACAACCACATGGTAAACGTAATAAGACTTGGGACTGTGAGTATTGTATACCTTGAAGAATACTCtataccatagtgaggtccacgttataatggcagtgtttaattagcaatggtattgctatatccttgtctatcattcaacaaagcggatagcgctatctctttctctatctctctatctttctctctctctctctatctttctctctctctttctatctctttctcgctttgctctgctgccagatcgtcttttaacaatgtagaataaattgataactaattcacaaaatatttcatcttaatttattatgaaaatttagtatgaaattattgaaaaatgtaatttcttgcttaataaaatataattgatgtgAGATGTGAACAACTCAgaacaaaaattaacaaaatcgATAAAAACTCCAATTTACAGCCGAATATGAACATGAAAACACCCTCAATTTCCTAGATTCAAGTATCACAAAACACAACCAACAACACTCCTTCAACATATTCAGGAAGCCAACCATGACAGATACCCTTATTCACAACTCCTCAAATCATCCGGTTCAACATAAACACTCAGCTTTCCTATCTATGCTACACAGACTTCAAACTATCCCCCTCTCACCTGAACACTACAAAGCAAAACTCAATACCATAAAATATTTAGCACAACAGAATGGATACCAACACAACCTAATCGACAAACTACtccaaaaaatcaaaaataaaaaacaagagAAGGACAAAACTGAGAAGTTCATAACACTGGCATACATAAACAACAAATCCAACAGAACAGGAAGTATGTTTGGAAAATCTGGGTATAAAGTGGCATttagaacaaaaaataaaatctacaagcaaatcaataaaagagaaaaaattcaaGACAACAAAAAACTCAAACTCCCAGGAGTATACAAGCTAAAATGCTCTGAATGTGATAAATTCTATATAGGACAGACTGGCCGTTCTTTCAATCAAAGATACAAGGAACATATACAGggactaaaaacaaaaacagaatctACATTTGCCGACCACCTAATTCAAGAAAatcacaaacacacaaacataaatactgatctacaaatcatacacataaaaaaCAAAGGACCAGAATTGGACACAATAGAACAGTTTGAGATATACACCCAATTTAAAAGCAATAGACAATGTATATTAAACgaacaaaccaacttcaaatcccACATCCTTTTTGATTACCTTCTCAGCCACAACAaacccaatagacaccaactggcactaatccaatagacaccaacagcacactaaaaattgccattctatccttctacttgtctatgagtacaaccaagaagatggcgaacctgccgaaagatctcgttgtcaaagtgagtgattaattcatttattgtaaaatatcggACTGCTAGTCATTTTttgacaagaatgaacagttaatattacatcaataaacctgtatcagggTGACCTACTGTATCAGGTGACCTGTATCTTTAGACCTACCGtctaaagaaggcattgacaagacagaggatctgcaacgtttttctctcatctttctccactgccattataaagtaaataataatactgagggtgaagcCCACATAAGCTaggtgggtaatgagtgagagggatgttgatgagagatgacaactactttttaggtagtcaggaccgacggcttatcttctcctccgaaagacgagGTGGCcatatctatgtgattgtgctgtggtcaaaaactcttgccccggtcgagattcgaactcgggttctctagATCATCAGACCGGcacgttatcacttactccaacgagccaccaaaagcagacctcactatatgaataCAAGAATGATGGAATACTAGAGAAGCGTGGAGGCGTTTGAACATGAGCCTCAGGAGTTTATTCTGGGAACGAAAAAACAGGCAATGCATGCCTTGATCCTCCCCACAACAGAATGCCATGCGAGCAATAAATGGTAAAATCCATGGTAAGCCACATAATCACAACATCCAACATCAAGACCCTTGAAATTTTTGTCAGGACAAAGGCTGCTAAGTTTCAGAAGAGAGTCAGCATGACATCACCGTGATAGACTAcgatcatagagaaacaatagcgtaaggtattatttctctatgctacGATCCATGGTAACTCCCAAtttacagagtgtttcagagcAACGGGAAATAttgaaagttaaataatttcaagaaaaacaaatctttaaataaagttgatcatatcattcaatagtaaaaatgatgccattttagaataaataataccgtaacaatcatttttttgaagatgacatcttgccggtgtattccttttctacgcaaacattcATGTTcatcttggctttcaattctaCAACAACGGAAGAATTTGAAGCCAggattcgagaagcgatttaaaattccagttgtaatgttacgtcaaaccatggacaatgtgatgaagaaaCTACAAGAATatttgcgtagaaaaggaatacaccggcaagatgtcatcttcaaaagaTAAATGttaagatattatttattctaaaatggcattatttttactattgaatgatatgaaaaactttatttaaagatttgtttttcttgaaattattcaactttcaaaatttcccgttcctctgaaacaccctgtattaTGTTAGGTATATTAATATTCCCCTGGCACTTTCAGCTACACAAACTACTATTTTGACCTCAATAATTCTCAAAGTAAAAAATATCTTTAGATCTCAATTTATTCTCGAAGTAAAAtgcataaaaatctggtgtggcgcactcacacaactttccttgccgttatgaaaattgatcacctgacgctagtgttcccgcgcatctcaagtctactattcaaagatttgagccagctggtaacagggcaataacgctggagacacacatgaggtctgctatctcttcatagtgaatgatttaatagaatcaacaataatttgcaattgaataatcacattttctcgaatttaaagcttattttcaattttaggtgaaaatgttactgaacattaattgtagagattttcatgctcaatctactccacttgattttttttattccaattgtatctgaagcctgataattgggaatctatctgcattgatggggcggagctcctgaaatttttacagatatgggacttgtggcagttgatagagcttatcgatgactattttaggtatgaatttgatcaaaatcgttggagccgtttccgagaaaatcacgaaaaacccagtttttgacaacattttcgccattttagccgccagatatcgtgtacacagacgcacatacactcatacacacacacacacatacagaccaatacccaaaaaccagttttttggactcaggggaccttgaaacgatTAGATATTTAGaatttggggtaccttaatttttttcggaaagcaatactttccttacctatggtaatagggcaaggaaagtaaaaataaaggaTATTATgggagaaattaaaaaaatcaaggatacttgaaataaacaatatgtttatattatcatatgaaataatcttaggttaacatttaaaaatatatatttcttaaacatgagattggaataaatcGTTGAAAagaaactaataaaattatcactATACCTCAATACAACTGAAAGaaacacataattatattaGAATTATTACAGAAATGAAGATacattcaatgaattgaatgtgtattattgaatacaattatattatattattgatgatcATATTCAACATAGAAGACTTGCGTAACCTTGTCTAATATCGATACAGTCTTTCAttcttaaaattattttcattttaacagtagataattatttacaaagttcgattcatttttttagattcattgtactgtaatttgaaagaaatcgaAACTCAGTCTATAGAAAACTAGACTggtatatttgaaaataatgagtgttacaggattcttgtatataTTATCCTGTAGTAATCATTATTTTAAGGAATATAAAAGATACTTACGTAGCAATCACAAGCTATTATACATACATTAAAACACGTAATGCATAATATTACAATTCCTAAAACGGAATTATGAGAaattatgacaaaaatacaaacataatcCCTAGAACGGTATTAGGTGTGGAAGTTTTCTAAAAGCTGCAATGTtagttttacaataattgtctCCTTAGTTGGAGTATTTTCAaactctaagggccggtttccgagctcgagatttagctaagttctagactttaaacagctggagtcagaaaattagctttccaaaacggggcgtagaactaagtctagaacttagccaaatcccgagctcggaaaccggccctaaaattTCTTAGAAAACCATCACAATTCTAGAAATTATCTCTTTTTCAGAATTCTAAAAAGAGAACTGTTAACTTTAAAAAGACCTGCTTTTCCATGAATTTTAGCTCAGCTGAGGAGAATTAAAATACCACTTTTCTTATGGGTTTGTTTACACATTTGCAGTCAATGTGTGAAAAGTCCCATTTGAACCAATTGTATTATTCTTCTGCTCAGTAGAACAATGGAAGCAGAACTTCAGAATATTAAACTTTGAGAAATAAAGCAAATTTTTAATAACGATTTCAacacagataaaatatataggcctattagGATTGTTGAATGACTAATAGCTTTGTCAGGAATTCAATTCCGCTATTTTCATACACATAATAGGATAAAAATAGAGACATTTTTGGATTAcagtttgtaaattaattaaaacatgatcaattattcaaattgaattatcaatctACATGATAAAAAACACTCACACACCGGACAACTACAAAGTAACTAATTTTGCAATCAAGTATGGAtggaaaattttagaaaattattataatactgtaCTTAAAATTAGATCAGCACCATGCATTAATGATTAAAAGCGATTTGAGAAACTGATGGATATCAATTAAAATTGGTAACAACTCCATCCATCGCTTACCTTACGCTTATTTTTGCATTAATGAAAATTAACTAGGCTAAAACTTAGctataaattgtaaaaaaacacaaaaagcTGTAGTATACTGGTACTAACAAATCAATCTAAAACTCGAATCAATCGGGATTCTATGTTGATTCTGGATTCTATCCAGGAACTATGTTGAAAACTAGTAATTTGCAACTATTCAAGAAAAATCAccatattataaaaacaaatagcATTAACTTCATGTAATTATAATCGAGATCGAGGATATCCTACCAAATATTCAGGAATTTTCATGACAAAATTGATTCAGGAACttaatagtaaattatttcaaacgtaTAACTTGTAAAGAAATATACAAAAACATATTTGTTCATTGGTAAGAGATGTTGATAAAAACGctaagaattgtcaaaaaccacaaattttattaaaagtagataaactgaaaaaaacttgatttgatttgataaactgagagtttatcagagattgacaatggtgtaacaaccgaaaccggtctttctacttttaataaaatctgtggtttttgacatttttctattatttttatttaatatgaataattaccacaatatcaacttctcaactacacaaaaacttAAGAGATGTGTTCCTATATGTGTTAGACATCTCATTCGTATCAGATGTAAACTATGATAAGACAAAACATGTATGCACATGTATCTGTTCATACATTTTGAATGATCGACAATAACAGGTCAGTGGTTCAACATATTTATCAGTAAAACAATAGTTTTTGGAAGAACTTGTCAATATTTACGCGCAACACACTTGtccttaaccttccggcagtcgcgctgttgtaaaaagtacaacaatgtctgtttttttgctgcacaaaactattgaatggggtggtgtcagtgaatgagtcacctatgcattccaaaactttccccccatcactccactgagttgcagcatagagaaacaatagcgtaagtagatatcccatggtatagggaatttatgtcgcaacttttgctgTTATATCAAGCCACACACAtcacacacctttttgggaaagaaaaacgtgaactatcggcttgggataacagtaaaagttgcgacataaacgccctataccatgggatatctacttacgctattgtttctccatggttgcagtatcaaccgagcaatagttcagtctttaggtgccatttagtagCGACAGTgtataagtcgcactgtgcataagatagggaaagactgtatacggggactgtaaacggaCCAATAACACAGAGTTGATGGCTCTGcatgatgtaccttattgggctatgaaatggtaatcatccaaatgttcataggcgtaaaataatccaagaagatggaaaaagtaattatacaatcaattaatatgctttgacagtaaacagagtacataacacttggaaaatgggatgttgtaaaaaatacaacacgcgactgttcgtgtgattgagtagggcgcgactaccggaaggttaaggtTTGCTTTCCAATGAGATTCTGCTGTAATGgacagaaaaaatattaaaaaaaaactcaaatagtttctagaataattataaagctggattcgcaAACAACAGTCAACAGTAGACAGACATATAATTcccatttggactgttgtataaattagaatttgaaccgttttgggcgtaagcctgtggtactcttcTGAAACTTctgtaattctgaataattaaataagttCTAATGtgaggctaggcgcacaccagttagtcaagtcaAGACAATACATGATCAGAAAAAACGTTTAGTcaaaatacttcacatagctgcttatgacgcaactcaaactgattagtcattgcaattagacatgtcttcataagcaactatgtgaagtattgagactaaacgtgtctgatcatgtcttgtcttgtcttgactaactggtgtgcaccCCGCCttattattcatactcactcggccgggctataatttaatataattggaatataatataatataatataaccgAATATAATCGGAACTTATATTggaacttatgggaattatattttttctggcACTGTTGTGTGCGTAGTTTAAAAAAgctttcaagttttaaaaattatgttacAGATTGTTGATAACAGTTAATAAATATTGACTAGTTACATCTCAAATATTAAGGCCGGTTTCCgtgctcgggatttggctaagttctaaaCTTAAaaagctggagtaagaaaattggctttccgaaacggggcgtagtcgtagtcattggcatagtcacgtttgaattaaatttcaaaaaactggtAAATTGAacctaaaataaaaataaaagaaaatagtgtaaaatttcagctattttgaattatttagaaatgtttaatttggtcaaggaaaaacgtttctaattatagaaatgagaaaatagaaactGCGACTACTATTATAAAAActgccccgttttggaaagctaattttctgactccagctgtttaaagtctataacttagctaaatcccgagctcggaaaccggccctaagtgtattcaacataataatacCTGTATACATTCACCAATCATGCATCTCCATAATAAattaaactgtaaaataatagtCACATTTTTCGCAAgaagatatgaatttgaaacagcGTTCagagaaaatgtaaaaaattgaaatttacaacTTATGGCAATATCATtagttttcaattcaaagttcaattaataataaaatagccACTACAGACAGATCCTCTTAAATCACACCTCTTAAAACAATCAATCTCTCAAACAATTAAATCAATCTCTTAAAAAACCTCTTAAATCACAACAGTTTCGGTAAACATTCAATTATAGTTTCTTTAGTTTATCCGGTTTTACCCACGATGATTCCGagagaaaaaatttaaaatgttgaaataaagTGGACTACATTTTAAACATTCTGGCGGGtttggaaaataaaattaaagcgCGTTTTTTTCACATTGTAAACATTGTGACAGTTTCGGTaaacattcaattatattttttatagtttatcCACGCTGGTTCcgagaggaaaaataaaaaaatgttgaaataaaagTGGAGTACATTTTAAACATTCTGGCGGGtttggaaaataaaattagaatgcgttttttcatattgtaaaCATCTGACAGTTTTGGTGACGCGGACAGAGCGCGGCATCCTAGTCGTTATCAAGGTTGATGACGCCGTTTTCCTGCGACTGACCGCTAGCGTCCAACAGCCGCTTGGCGAGCAAAGCGACTGCGTCCGGATCGGCAGTCGCCTGTCGCTTGCGGCGTGTGGGTGTGACGCTAGCGGAGGCAGCGGGAGAGGAGGCGGTAGCGGGAGCGGCAGCGGAAGGAGGCGGATCGTCGTCGTCCGAAAGGTCGATCACTGCCCCCGCGGAGGTGGTAGCGGCCGCGGAGGCGGCAGCGGCTGGAGGCGGTGCGGCGGAGGCGGTACAAGGTGCGGTCAGGAGTGTCAGGCCGGATTGTGCTGCAAAAACGAGATTATGGTATTTAGCCATTTTTTAGAATAAATGATTTAATAACTGTCTCGTtcatattacatacaatagtgtaTTTATAACTTCAACCACAGCTGTTAagctattaaatttattttctttttttccatcatgatactgtttTCCCGAATAATTGCATTGTAAAAACATTTgtaaaacatgttgtgaataaatttcaaattcaaatagtaATAGGTagattgattattaataaatggataaataaagcAATCAACTGTCACAAACATCCACGTAagtttaaatattaattaatttgtgAATACCATTATTACAGActtgcaggtaacccgtgctccgcaagggtctaattaaaaacttgacgaaatgaaatcttcaagaattggaaataggcatataaccatgctcggtaaatcaagaatctatatgcaaaaagTTAtgagtccagtagttcagacgtgatgatgcgacattcgtgaatttcctatcccatacgtgtattAGCCGATTCTTTCTTTagataaatatgattgggacaGAACAataggcttggcccaaaactattcttcTCCCTTATTAATTATTCCCTTAGGTTGGCCAGTAACGGTAGACATGCATGCTTCACATTTCATCATACATTGCTATCTCATCACAGCAGAATGTTTGctcattgaaataataattaactctTGTCAATCAAACTAAGAGCTTTAATTAAATCGAAATTCGTGTACATTACATAACAGAATAGACTTACTGAATAAGGCTAATAACATTTAAACTGTTTATTATTATAGCTTGTCTCCATAGAGACTGATTGGTCATGtgatatttatcataatcactcatcaattattcaagatgaacatgtgtatgtgcatgataaacatgttcATGTCCAaacgttagtggccagccttatacTTATTATTGTTTAGTATACGAATGTGAATACACATTCccttaaaattattcaactgtacatatttgaaaagtattttgataaactatagtgaggtccacgttataatggcagtatttgactaatattggtgttgctatcattgtatATAAATCAGTAAAGCAgaaagcgctatccttttctagctccgcaacgatgccacatcgtttttacaatgtagaaatataattaattaacaaaatacttaatctcaattatgagaattttattgaaacatttaaaaatatattttcttgaaaaatcaaatattagGCTATTGATTAAATCAaagaagaataaacagttaatcaGATATACCGGCATCAGTTATTTTCTATGAAGACACTTTGAAgtgtcatatttattttgtctaagtttgattatcttttgtaactcgttttttgtaactgggcacccgccgaaaaaccctcgggtttggcaggaccctcaattgtttggattgtgaataaaaattttgatttgatttgaaggcctaaaaagcagtcgttaggtcatgtcggaggccctgaaattgaccAGTTgagacctgaaaactctgacaccaaacctaagccagccaggtcactcgatataataataatacactgTCGCGATCTAGAATTCctttataacttggacctcacaataactcaaattattgttttgtgGCACTTGACAAATTGTAACATGATCTAATTGATTCAGACCCGGTTTCTAGGATActgatttaatttaataaacCATTAAACCTATAGATTTAATGGTCCATTAGACTATTTAATATGTGTCCTAGAAACTGGTCCTGGATAATTTAGATACAATGGTCCATTGGATTTAAAAAGTTTCCTAGAAGCTGGCCAGTGAACCATTTAAACCATGGCTAATAAACCACTAAACCTATAGATtaaggctagggccacacgagcgcacaaagtgcgtccgttgcaacttacttttttaTGTCCGTTGAAGAAatacatagaagtgaattggtgacAGCACACAAGGTACATGCGTACCAAGTAACGgacggtgatttttgaactgcgcagaaatgctacaacgcacgtcgatacatgcaaaagttattgcttcgtctggttcaattgcgtaaagccaactgacgttgacgcaccacactcaacgctcgtgtggtgtcattggcgacggccgtcaaaaagtaagttgcaacggacggACTTTTTGCactcgtgtggccctagccttaATGGTCCATTAGATTCAATGTGTCCTAGAAACTGGTTGTGGATCATTTGAATTTAATGTTCCATTAGGTTTGATAATCTAATTTGATAAATGTGTCCTATGAGGTGAAATTACCTGCATTATTGGCATTGCATGCAAACAGCTGCATTGATCCATCAGGCTGCATTTGACCTCCCGGCGTTAGGTTGGCAAGCGCCACCAATCCTCCCCCACCCACCACACCAGTCAGGTTGGTAGCACTGGTCAACTGTTGCAAATCCAACGCTGTGATTGGCACCACTTGCAACAGCTGTTGATTACCCGCCGCCTGCGCGACAAAGGTTTTGTTCGGCGACAAGGCGACACCGTTTACGGACTGTGCCAGAGTGGCACCGTTCATGGACTGGGCCAGAGTGGCACCGTTCATGGACTGGGCCAGAGTGGCACCGTTCACGGACTGGGTCAAAGTGTTACCAAATTGCGTCAAACCGTTGGCTGACTGTGTCGAAGTGGACGGTTCCACAGTGTTGGTGCTGACGTTTTTCGAGGGAGAGTTGTTGTTGTCGTTGTTAGCAACAGCTGTGCTGCTGTTTGACGACATCCTCTTACGCATGATAGCTTCTGGATTCTGACTGAAGGAGCTGACCACATAGGGGCCATTTGTTGCGGCAGCCGAATCATTGGATTGTGGTGGAGGATCTGAAAATGAACAAAATCAAACAAGGTAAGTAGAGAAAtacaagtatttatttattttcaaaagcaATTCTTCACGAGTATTTAGAACAAGCAGATATATTAGAATATGGCTCAACTCACAATGGCTAGACTAAAATCGTCGAGGAGAGTctagtctctcgaccttacgacttacttgctcattgtcactacttcagttctaTGCCactccattttctaaccttattttatttaaatataagaTCTAATTTGTCACTACTTagcatataaaaaaatataataataattatttatttaatcattcattatgaatattACTGTCTTATTCAActcttattattgtcttatctaaaatgataaaacatcacgttcataaaatagacaaaatctgttaagctctctatttttcatgcgttttgtatgtaattaaggattatttttccaaggttgcgtttgtctattatagacttattctacatctttctctttaaaattaaattttctacaagttttgtaagaaaatattttgtgtttactGTACATTTAACacagtaaatctgcttcaaaccttaaaggaacttgtttttcgagatcaagtttcgcgtattttgtcacatatcttaaaaaataCTGTAGCTAACAGtctggaaactgttttattcaatttctcagttcattttacataaagtacgctgaatttaacatattaatttattcatttattgcacAAAACACTATAACcttaatacaattatgacattggtggaaaaactaggctgagcctgtactatttctctccaaagattttgataaaatgttaatgttgccataagccaacaaatacccgtagggcaggGAACTggaattcagacgaaatctttcactctgtataacttggtaagtAACCAAGCATTTGGACCCATGTTAATTAgaactctttttcttcttttgatgtgaggaatcaccccCTGGCTTATGAgcatttttttcagaacaccctgTATAAGCACTTTAGTTCCAGGATCAGAAAGACTTCTATTTTTTAAAGGAAAAAATGAACGACTACTTTTTAACCCGTAGGAAGTTTGGCGACGTTAGGTTCCACTTTGAGACCCTATTAGCACTTatgtaatattgaatgaaaaagactaagaaattgtcaaaaaaccacagatttattgatacttggaaagaccggttacggttattacaccattgtctatctctgataaactgatgtAATGTTAATATAATTACATACGTATTATGTTAATGtatgtttataattataaaaattataagaaatcaCTCACCATGATTGACCACCGATGGTTTTGCCGGTT
The genomic region above belongs to Nilaparvata lugens isolate BPH chromosome 5, ASM1435652v1, whole genome shotgun sequence and contains:
- the LOC111050366 gene encoding nuclear pore glycoprotein p62, whose translation is MRKRMSSNSSTAVANNDNNNSPSKNVSTNTVEPSTSTQSANGLTQFGNTLTQSVNGATLAQSMNGATLAQSMNGATLAQSVNGVALSPNKTFVAQAAGNQQLLQVVPITALDLQQLTSATNLTGVVGGGGLVALANLTPGGQMQPDGSMQLFACNANNAAQSGLTLLTAPCTASAAPPPAAAASAAATTSAGAVIDLSDDDDPPPSAAAPATASSPAASASVTPTRRKRQATADPDAVALLAKRLLDASGQSQENGVINLDND